AAGTTAACTTGTCCATTTGAGTAGAAAAATGAGTTGTTTGCAGATAATCACACAAGAAACTCATTTCATCAATAGGTCTTTGTACAGTGTTGTTGCTCAAAGAAATTcttttgaatatgtcaaatgaAGATTTGTTTAGAGCAGTTTTCAAATCTTCTTCAACAGCAGGTGAAATTAAATGTTCTCCAATAGTTTGCGATTTTACAGATTTC
The window above is part of the Diorhabda sublineata isolate icDioSubl1.1 chromosome 3, icDioSubl1.1, whole genome shotgun sequence genome. Proteins encoded here:
- the LOC130441757 gene encoding SCAN domain-containing protein 3-like, which codes for MKSPTVHSIIALLSKSNDDGLQPSYNISLLLAKSVKSQTIGEHLISPAVEEDLKTALNKSSFDIFKRISLSNNTVQRPIDEMSFLCDYLQTTHFSTQMDKLTSPGNEALLLAYVRFVMGEKINEQILEH